The Lycium barbarum isolate Lr01 chromosome 9, ASM1917538v2, whole genome shotgun sequence genome has a segment encoding these proteins:
- the LOC132611953 gene encoding uncharacterized protein LOC132611953 has translation MGSLAFDSDVQRFVKEMPRFGKFLKDLLTKNRSVQHETVNLTHRVSLIIASTMVLKKGDPGAFTIPCNILLHAFARALCDNGASIKLTPLAIFKQSELGMPRPTSIRLQMAYRSIKKLVRVIDDVLVQVGKLMLPANFVILDCAVDKNIPIILGRPFLATGRALMDSEKNEIKF, from the exons ATGGGCTCTTTGgcctttgactcagatgtacaac gTTTTGTAAAAGAGATGCCCAGATTTGGTAAGTTTTTAAAAGACCTGCTTACGAAGAATAGGTCAgttcaacatgagacagtgaatcTAACTCATCGCGTGAGTTTGATTATTGCTTCCACCATGGTTCTGAAGAAGGGAGATCCAGGGGCGTTTACCATTCCGTGTAATATTTTGCTTCATGCATTCGctcgtgctctgtgtgataatggggcgagtatcaaGCTAACGCCCCTTGCTATTTTCAAGCAATCCGAATTGGGAATGCCTAGGCCGACTTCTATACGGTTACAAATGGCATACAGATCCATCAAGAAACTAGTTAgggttatagatgatgtgttggtacAAGTGGGTAAGCTCATGTTGCCTGCTAATTTCGTTATTCTGGATTGTGCGGTTGATAAAAATATTCCCATCATCTTGGGAAGACCCTTCCTTGCTACGGGCAGAGCGCTTATggactctgaaaagaatgaaatcaagttctga
- the LOC132608898 gene encoding phosphoinositide phospholipase C 2-like isoform X3, with the protein MFYMEAFSHRTLTAPVALIKCLRSIKEHAFSASEYPVVITLEDHLTPDLQEKVAEMITQTFGDMLFSPSECLKELPSPASLKKHVMISTKPPKEYLQSKEVKGKNDSKKEVEGKNGSKREAEGKDDSKKEAEGKNDSKKEAEGKNGSKRKAVGKDDSEKEAEGKDDSEKEAEGKDDSEKESEGKDDSEKESEGKDDSEKEAQEDDSDEGEDDEDDEGDPKSEKNAASEYKRLIAIHAGKGKGGLSDWLRVDPNIVRRLSLSEQELEKAVDTHGKEIIRFTQQNLLRIYPKGIRVDSSNYDPFVGWMHGAQMVAFNMQGYGRSLWLMHGMFRANGGCGYVKKPDLLLKAGPNNEVFDPTTNLPVRTTLKVTVYMGDGWDKDFDQTHFDKYSPPDFYAKVGIAGVPADEVKKKTKTMDDNWIPSWDEQFEFPLTIPELALLRIKVLDYNLSEKDEFAGQTCLPVAELRQGIRAVPLYDRKGEKYSSVKLLMRFEFV; encoded by the exons CCTTTTCACACAGGACACTGACTGCTCCAGTGGCACTAATCAAATGTTTGAGGTCCATCAAGGAGCATGCCTTTTCTGCATCTGAGTATCCTGTTGTAATAACACTTGAAGATCATCTAACGCCAGATCTTCAGGAAAAAGTGGCTGAG ATGATCACTCAAACATTTGGAGACATGCTGTTTTCTCCTTCAGAATGTTTGAAGGAGCTTCCTTCTCCAGCTTCACTGAAAAAGCATGTTATGATATCAACGAAGCCACCGAAAGAATACTTGCAGTCCAaggaagttaagggaaaaaatgACTCAAAGAAAGAAGTTGAGGGAAAAAATGGCTCAAAGAGAGAAGCTGAGGGAAAAGATGACTCAAAGAAAGAAGCTGAGGGAAAAAATGACTCAAAGAAAGAAGCTGAGGGGAAAAATGGTTCAAAGAGAAAAGCTGTGGGAAAAGATGACTCAGAGAAAGAGGCTGAGGGAAAAGATGACTCAGAGAAAGAAGCTGAGGGAAAAGATGACTCAGAGAAAGAATCTGAGGGAAAAGATGACTCAGAGAAAGAATCTGAGGGAAAAGATGACTCAGAGAAAGAAGCTCAG GAGGATGACAGCGATGAAGGagaagatgatgaagatgatgaaggagATCCAAAGTCAGAGAAGAATGCAGCTTCAGAATACAAACGCTTAATTGCCATTCATGCTGGAAAGGGGAAAGGAGGACTATCTGACTGGCTGAGGGTAGACCCAAATATAGTAAGACGGCTTAGTCTAAGTGAACAAGAACTTGAAAAGGCAGTAGATACTCACGGAAAAGAAATTATCAG GTTCACTCAGCAGAACTTGCTGAGAATATACCCAAAGGGTATACGTGTTGACTCGTCCAATTATGATCCTTTTGTTGGTTGGATGCACGGAGCTCAAATGGTAGCATTTAATATGCAG GGTTATGGAAGATCACTTTGGTTGATGCATGGTATGTTCAGGGCTAATGGTGGCTGTGGATATGTTAAGAAACCTGATCTACTACTGAAAGCTGGTCCCAACAATGAGGTCTTTGATCCTACAACAAAtttgcctgtcagaactacacTAAAG GTGACTGTATATATGGGTGATGGGTGGGACAAAGACTTCGATCAAACACACTTCGATAAGTACTCACCTCCAGATTTCTATGCAAAG GTAGGAATTGCTGGAGTTCCTGCTGATGAAGTAAAGAAGAAAACAAAGACAATGGACGACAATTGGATACCAAGCTGGGATGAGCAGTTTGAGTTTCCACTAACAATTCCTGAGTTGGCTCTACTTCGCATCAAAGTTCTTGATTATAATTTGTCTGAGAAGGATGAATTTGCTGGCCAAACATGTCTACCTGTGGCAGAGCTGCGACAAGGTATCCGAGCTGTCCCACTCTATGATAGGAAGGGAGAGAAGTACAGTTCTGTGAAGCTGCTCATGCGTTTCGAATTTGTATAA
- the LOC132608898 gene encoding phosphoinositide phospholipase C 2-like isoform X2, which produces MAQSKWSNYRKILTLTAPVALIKCLRSIKEHAFSASEYPVVITLEDHLTPDLQEKVAEMITQTFGDMLFSPSECLKELPSPASLKKHVMISTKPPKEYLQSKEVKGKNDSKKEVEGKNGSKREAEGKDDSKKEAEGKNDSKKEAEGKNGSKRKAVGKDDSEKEAEGKDDSEKEAEGKDDSEKESEGKDDSEKESEGKDDSEKEAQEDDSDEGEDDEDDEGDPKSEKNAASEYKRLIAIHAGKGKGGLSDWLRVDPNIVRRLSLSEQELEKAVDTHGKEIIRFTQQNLLRIYPKGIRVDSSNYDPFVGWMHGAQMVAFNMQGYGRSLWLMHGMFRANGGCGYVKKPDLLLKAGPNNEVFDPTTNLPVRTTLKVTVYMGDGWDKDFDQTHFDKYSPPDFYAKVGIAGVPADEVKKKTKTMDDNWIPSWDEQFEFPLTIPELALLRIKVLDYNLSEKDEFAGQTCLPVAELRQGIRAVPLYDRKGEKYSSVKLLMRFEFV; this is translated from the exons ATGGCGCAATCCAAATGGAGCAATTACAGGAAGATCCT GACACTGACTGCTCCAGTGGCACTAATCAAATGTTTGAGGTCCATCAAGGAGCATGCCTTTTCTGCATCTGAGTATCCTGTTGTAATAACACTTGAAGATCATCTAACGCCAGATCTTCAGGAAAAAGTGGCTGAG ATGATCACTCAAACATTTGGAGACATGCTGTTTTCTCCTTCAGAATGTTTGAAGGAGCTTCCTTCTCCAGCTTCACTGAAAAAGCATGTTATGATATCAACGAAGCCACCGAAAGAATACTTGCAGTCCAaggaagttaagggaaaaaatgACTCAAAGAAAGAAGTTGAGGGAAAAAATGGCTCAAAGAGAGAAGCTGAGGGAAAAGATGACTCAAAGAAAGAAGCTGAGGGAAAAAATGACTCAAAGAAAGAAGCTGAGGGGAAAAATGGTTCAAAGAGAAAAGCTGTGGGAAAAGATGACTCAGAGAAAGAGGCTGAGGGAAAAGATGACTCAGAGAAAGAAGCTGAGGGAAAAGATGACTCAGAGAAAGAATCTGAGGGAAAAGATGACTCAGAGAAAGAATCTGAGGGAAAAGATGACTCAGAGAAAGAAGCTCAG GAGGATGACAGCGATGAAGGagaagatgatgaagatgatgaaggagATCCAAAGTCAGAGAAGAATGCAGCTTCAGAATACAAACGCTTAATTGCCATTCATGCTGGAAAGGGGAAAGGAGGACTATCTGACTGGCTGAGGGTAGACCCAAATATAGTAAGACGGCTTAGTCTAAGTGAACAAGAACTTGAAAAGGCAGTAGATACTCACGGAAAAGAAATTATCAG GTTCACTCAGCAGAACTTGCTGAGAATATACCCAAAGGGTATACGTGTTGACTCGTCCAATTATGATCCTTTTGTTGGTTGGATGCACGGAGCTCAAATGGTAGCATTTAATATGCAG GGTTATGGAAGATCACTTTGGTTGATGCATGGTATGTTCAGGGCTAATGGTGGCTGTGGATATGTTAAGAAACCTGATCTACTACTGAAAGCTGGTCCCAACAATGAGGTCTTTGATCCTACAACAAAtttgcctgtcagaactacacTAAAG GTGACTGTATATATGGGTGATGGGTGGGACAAAGACTTCGATCAAACACACTTCGATAAGTACTCACCTCCAGATTTCTATGCAAAG GTAGGAATTGCTGGAGTTCCTGCTGATGAAGTAAAGAAGAAAACAAAGACAATGGACGACAATTGGATACCAAGCTGGGATGAGCAGTTTGAGTTTCCACTAACAATTCCTGAGTTGGCTCTACTTCGCATCAAAGTTCTTGATTATAATTTGTCTGAGAAGGATGAATTTGCTGGCCAAACATGTCTACCTGTGGCAGAGCTGCGACAAGGTATCCGAGCTGTCCCACTCTATGATAGGAAGGGAGAGAAGTACAGTTCTGTGAAGCTGCTCATGCGTTTCGAATTTGTATAA